In uncultured Methanobacterium sp., a genomic segment contains:
- the rpsJ gene encoding 30S ribosomal protein S10 produces the protein MNKARIKLTGTDPEKLAYVCDQLKRIAERTGVDLSGPIPLPTKKLVVPTRKSPDGEGKATWEKWELRIHKRLVGIEADERAMRQVMKVNVPDNVSIEIELRS, from the coding sequence ATGAATAAAGCTAGAATTAAACTCACCGGCACCGACCCAGAAAAACTGGCCTACGTATGTGACCAGCTCAAAAGAATCGCCGAAAGGACTGGTGTAGATCTCTCCGGACCAATACCATTACCCACCAAGAAGTTAGTTGTGCCCACCCGGAAATCACCGGATGGAGAAGGAAAAGCAACCTGGGAAAAATGGGAACTCCGGATCCACAAACGACTGGTAGGAATCGAAGCCGATGAAAGAGCCATGAGACAGGTAATGAAAGTCAACGTACCTGACAACGTGAGCATTGAAATCGAACTCCGCAGTTAA
- a CDS encoding tetratricopeptide repeat protein, which produces MKSRIRTSFAIQSFFFLFMFVDNFFSFFKQSKPFSLFFILTMPPFFVVTLCDEIAYFNKRIVLIILAVVLALTLGLISYKPFNPGVDMMQYYEITVLSTVVVIALVLWVFKGWDKIGKAVKQYDNILEMDPYDISSLNNKGVELAHLKKHKWAMECFDKALKVDPNDSAALHNKGVVLSEFKKTREATQKANEFFDRALEADPGLDDAKRSGKIILEV; this is translated from the coding sequence ATGAAATCTAGAATTAGAACATCATTTGCAATACAATCTTTTTTCTTCCTTTTTATGTTTGTAGATAATTTTTTTTCATTTTTTAAGCAATCAAAACCTTTTTCCTTATTTTTTATATTAACTATGCCACCCTTCTTTGTGGTGACTTTATGTGATGAAATAGCATATTTTAACAAAAGAATCGTTTTAATAATTTTGGCTGTTGTTTTAGCTTTAACACTTGGATTAATATCATATAAACCATTTAATCCCGGTGTTGATATGATGCAATATTATGAGATCACTGTACTTTCAACAGTTGTCGTTATTGCCCTGGTTTTATGGGTATTTAAAGGGTGGGATAAGATTGGAAAAGCAGTGAAACAGTATGATAACATCCTCGAAATGGATCCCTATGATATTTCATCATTAAATAATAAAGGAGTGGAATTAGCCCATCTGAAAAAGCATAAATGGGCAATGGAATGTTTTGATAAGGCATTAAAAGTAGATCCTAATGATTCTGCTGCATTGCATAACAAAGGGGTTGTTCTCAGTGAATTTAAAAAAACTAGAGAAGCAACTCAAAAAGCCAATGAGTTTTTCGATCGAGCATTAGAAGCTGATCCTGGATTGGATGATGCTAAACGTTCGGGGAAGATAATTTTGGAAGTTTAA